The Spirosoma radiotolerans genome has a window encoding:
- a CDS encoding dihydrofolate reductase family protein, whose translation MSKVVFTRTIDEPDWENTVLAKGNIVHEINKLKVQDDQDIIAYGGGTFVSSRIKYGLVNEFHSFVNLVAIGNGMPIFSELDKKQNLTLIKATSFNCGIVILHYTLARNS comes from the coding sequence ATAAGCAAGGTTGTTTTCACAAGAACAATCGATGAGCCAGACTGGGAAAATACCGTTTTGGCTAAAGGCAATATCGTCCACGAAATCAACAAATTAAAAGTGCAGGATGATCAGGATATTATTGCCTATGGCGGTGGAACGTTCGTGTCGTCGCGAATCAAATATGGCCTAGTCAATGAGTTTCACTCATTCGTTAATCTGGTCGCTATCGGCAATGGAATGCCAATTTTCAGCGAACTCGACAAAAAACAGAATCTCACTCTTATAAAAGCAACCTCGTTCAACTGCGGGATTGTCATCCTACATTACACACTCGCACGCAATTCATAA
- the leuC gene encoding 3-isopropylmalate dehydratase large subunit codes for MSTPKTLFDKVWDAHVIRQVKDGPDVLFIDRHFIHEVTSPVAFLGLENRGASVLYPDRTFATADHNTPTINQHLPVADPLSANQLAALERNATQYGISHWGLGHIKNGIVHVVGPENGITLPGMTIVCGDSHTSTHGAFGAIAFGIGTSEVEMVLATQCIMQPKPKKMRITVNGKPGKAVLPKDVILYIISQTSASGATGYFVEYAGEVFENMTMEGRMTVCNMTIEMGARGGMIAPDETTLNYLKGRDLSPKGEQWDKLVPYWLSLKTDEGATFDLDLTFDAADIEPQITYGTNPGLGTGVTHQIPTADSVKDGSASYKKSLQYMGFQESESMIGKPVDFVFLGSCTNGRIEDFRAFASIVKGRKKADNITAWLVPGSHIVEKQIQEEGILDILTQAGFELRQPGCSACLAMNDDKVPAGKYAVSTSNRNFEGRQGPGARTLLASPLVAAAAAVTGVVTDPRQFI; via the coding sequence ATGAGTACTCCAAAAACCCTGTTCGATAAAGTTTGGGATGCGCACGTCATCCGGCAGGTTAAAGATGGCCCCGATGTGTTGTTTATCGACCGTCATTTCATTCATGAAGTAACAAGTCCGGTGGCTTTTCTGGGCTTGGAAAACCGGGGCGCATCGGTATTGTATCCCGACCGGACATTTGCCACTGCCGACCACAACACCCCGACGATCAACCAGCATTTGCCAGTAGCCGACCCGCTGTCGGCCAATCAGCTGGCGGCATTAGAGCGAAATGCCACTCAGTATGGTATCTCGCACTGGGGTCTCGGCCACATTAAAAATGGTATTGTACACGTCGTAGGTCCCGAAAACGGCATCACATTACCCGGCATGACCATCGTTTGTGGCGATTCGCACACCTCGACGCACGGTGCGTTCGGCGCCATTGCCTTTGGTATTGGTACGTCGGAAGTTGAAATGGTGCTGGCCACGCAATGTATTATGCAGCCAAAACCAAAGAAAATGCGGATTACTGTCAATGGTAAGCCCGGTAAAGCTGTACTGCCTAAAGACGTAATCCTGTACATCATCTCGCAAACATCGGCCAGTGGAGCCACGGGCTACTTTGTGGAATACGCCGGTGAAGTGTTCGAGAACATGACTATGGAAGGCCGGATGACGGTTTGTAACATGACCATAGAAATGGGTGCGCGCGGTGGTATGATTGCCCCCGACGAAACGACGCTCAACTATTTGAAAGGCCGCGACCTATCGCCCAAAGGCGAGCAATGGGACAAACTGGTCCCTTACTGGCTATCGCTCAAAACAGATGAAGGTGCTACGTTTGACCTGGACCTTACCTTCGATGCTGCTGATATTGAACCCCAAATTACCTACGGCACAAACCCAGGGCTGGGCACCGGTGTAACTCACCAGATCCCAACCGCCGACAGCGTGAAAGATGGCTCTGCCAGCTACAAGAAATCGCTGCAATACATGGGTTTCCAGGAGAGCGAAAGCATGATTGGCAAACCGGTCGACTTCGTGTTCCTCGGCAGTTGCACCAATGGCCGGATTGAAGATTTCCGCGCGTTTGCATCGATTGTGAAAGGGCGTAAAAAGGCCGATAACATAACAGCCTGGCTAGTACCGGGATCACACATTGTCGAGAAGCAAATTCAGGAAGAAGGCATTCTCGATATCTTGACCCAAGCCGGTTTCGAACTGCGTCAGCCGGGCTGTTCGGCTTGTCTGGCCATGAATGACGACAAGGTTCCAGCGGGCAAATATGCCGTTTCTACCTCAAACCGTAACTTCGAAGGTCGTCAGGGACCAGGAGCGCGTACCTTGCTGGCAAGTCCACTGGTCGCGGCAGCAGCCGCCGTTACAGGTGTAGTAACCGATCCAAGACAGTTCATCTAA
- the leuD gene encoding 3-isopropylmalate dehydratase small subunit, whose product MAYDKFTILRSSAVPMPNENVDTDQIIPARFLKATERKGFGDNLFRDWRYNNDNTPKADFVLNNPTYSGKILVGGKNFGSGSSREHAAWAIYDYGFRCVVSSFFADIFQNNSINVGILPVKVSPEFLEKIFAAIDADPKTELEVNLPAQTITLLATGESESFAINEYKKHNLTNGYDDIDYLLSMKEEIGAFAETRPF is encoded by the coding sequence ATGGCTTACGACAAATTCACTATACTTCGTAGCAGTGCCGTTCCCATGCCTAATGAGAACGTCGACACCGATCAAATTATCCCTGCCCGTTTTCTGAAAGCCACTGAGCGCAAGGGATTCGGTGACAATCTTTTCCGCGACTGGCGGTATAACAATGACAATACGCCCAAAGCCGATTTCGTCCTGAATAACCCAACTTACTCGGGCAAAATCCTGGTTGGTGGAAAAAATTTCGGCAGCGGATCGAGCCGTGAGCACGCAGCCTGGGCTATTTATGATTATGGCTTCCGGTGTGTTGTATCGAGCTTCTTTGCGGACATTTTTCAGAATAATTCCATCAATGTCGGTATCCTGCCGGTGAAGGTTAGCCCCGAATTTCTGGAGAAGATCTTTGCAGCTATAGACGCCGACCCTAAAACTGAGCTGGAAGTAAATCTGCCTGCCCAAACCATTACGCTGCTGGCTACGGGCGAAAGCGAAAGCTTTGCCATCAACGAGTATAAGAAGCACAACCTTACCAACGGCTACGACGACATCGACTATCTGCTGTCGATGAAAGAAGAAATCGGAGCCTTCGCCGAAACGCGGCCATTTTAA
- a CDS encoding alpha-isopropylmalate synthase regulatory domain-containing protein: MKRRYIEIMDTTLRDGEQTSGVSFSASEKLALAQLLLTEVKVDRVEIASARVSAGELEAVQQITGWATGAGLLDKIEVLTFVDGAASLDWMQAAGARVMNLLTKGSINHLVHQLKKTPDEHFSEIQQVISEGKKRGFQANIYLEDWSNGMRNSPDYVLLFLDFLKTQPIRRVLLPDTLGVLTPAETYTFVGQLVNRYPELHFDFHAHNDYDLSIANVMEAIRAGAHGIHLTVNGLGERAGNAPMASAIAVLRDFMPDVRTGVVEKSLYQVSKIVETFSGLRIPDNKPVVGDNVFTQTAGIHADGDKKNNLYFNALLPERFGRKRSYALGKMSGKANIDNNLRELGIQLSEADLKKVTQRVIELGDQKEAVTREDLPYIIADVLNNASVTSCVEVLNYVLTHSKDLKPSATLRVRIADEQFEESAQGDGQYDAFMNALKKVYSKKKLTLPVLTDYAVRIPTGGRTDALCETIITWKFNNREFKTRGLDSDQTVSAIKATQKMLNTLD; the protein is encoded by the coding sequence ATGAAACGTCGCTACATTGAAATAATGGATACGACACTCCGCGATGGCGAACAAACCAGCGGAGTGTCGTTTTCTGCCTCTGAAAAACTGGCATTGGCTCAGTTGCTCCTGACGGAAGTTAAAGTAGATCGGGTTGAGATTGCCTCCGCACGCGTGTCGGCGGGGGAGTTGGAAGCAGTGCAGCAAATTACGGGTTGGGCCACCGGAGCCGGTTTGCTCGACAAAATTGAGGTGCTGACCTTTGTGGATGGAGCAGCCTCCCTCGACTGGATGCAGGCAGCAGGGGCCAGGGTAATGAACCTGCTTACCAAGGGATCTATTAATCATTTGGTCCACCAGCTCAAGAAAACACCCGATGAGCATTTTTCCGAGATTCAGCAGGTAATTAGCGAGGGTAAGAAACGAGGTTTCCAGGCTAATATTTATCTGGAAGACTGGAGCAATGGGATGCGTAACTCGCCCGATTATGTGCTTCTGTTTCTGGATTTCCTTAAAACCCAACCCATACGCCGGGTGTTGCTACCCGATACGCTGGGTGTATTGACCCCAGCCGAAACCTACACGTTTGTTGGCCAATTGGTGAATCGCTATCCTGAATTACATTTCGATTTCCATGCCCATAACGACTATGATCTTAGCATAGCCAATGTAATGGAAGCAATTCGGGCGGGCGCTCATGGCATACACCTCACCGTCAACGGACTGGGAGAGCGGGCGGGTAATGCTCCTATGGCCAGCGCTATTGCGGTATTGCGGGACTTCATGCCCGATGTGCGGACGGGCGTAGTCGAGAAATCGCTGTATCAGGTCAGTAAGATCGTTGAGACCTTTTCGGGACTTCGCATTCCGGACAACAAGCCCGTCGTTGGTGATAACGTATTTACCCAAACAGCGGGTATCCATGCCGACGGAGACAAAAAGAACAATTTATACTTTAATGCACTATTACCCGAACGCTTCGGCCGAAAACGCAGCTATGCTCTGGGCAAAATGTCGGGTAAGGCGAACATAGATAATAACCTTCGTGAATTAGGTATTCAATTATCAGAAGCGGATCTTAAGAAAGTAACCCAACGTGTCATTGAATTGGGCGATCAGAAAGAAGCGGTCACCCGTGAAGATTTACCATACATTATCGCCGATGTACTGAACAATGCATCCGTCACGTCGTGTGTAGAAGTGCTCAATTATGTCCTGACGCACTCTAAAGATCTTAAGCCTTCTGCCACCTTACGCGTCAGAATCGCTGACGAGCAATTCGAGGAAAGTGCTCAGGGCGATGGGCAATACGATGCGTTTATGAACGCGCTAAAGAAGGTGTACAGCAAAAAGAAGCTCACATTGCCCGTTCTGACCGACTACGCCGTTCGAATACCGACAGGTGGGCGAACGGACGCCCTTTGCGAAACAATCATTACCTGGAAGTTTAATAACCGTGAATTTAAAACCCGTGGCCTTGATTCTGACCAGACTGTGTCGGCCATAAAAGCGACGCAAAAAATGCTCAATACCTTGGATTAA
- a CDS encoding class I SAM-dependent methyltransferase yields MSQAKQTAEKVEYNGADNLAMMSHAVNYNSGLYQWVARDIRPGEAILDFGAGNGEYANRFPVGSVDAAEIDPELLPLIKQPVYTDINQLAKTYDLIYTINVLEHIEHHGEIVKELSRKLKPGGRLKVFVPARQEIFSNMDEHVGHYRRYDKKLVRQILEDAGLQVTYCQYYDFAGYFISLLYKWLGKDGRITKESIIFYDRVVFPVSRLLDKLTIGQVIGKNVIAEAIRPV; encoded by the coding sequence ATGAGTCAGGCCAAACAAACCGCAGAAAAAGTAGAATACAACGGAGCCGATAATCTGGCCATGATGAGCCATGCCGTCAACTACAACAGCGGTCTTTACCAGTGGGTAGCCCGTGATATTCGTCCTGGCGAGGCTATACTGGATTTTGGTGCGGGTAATGGTGAATACGCTAATCGATTTCCAGTTGGCAGCGTAGATGCCGCTGAGATAGACCCAGAATTATTGCCGCTCATTAAACAGCCCGTGTACACGGATATTAATCAATTGGCGAAGACGTACGATTTAATTTACACCATTAATGTGCTGGAACACATCGAGCACCACGGTGAGATTGTGAAGGAATTGTCCAGGAAGCTCAAGCCGGGCGGTCGTCTTAAGGTCTTCGTTCCAGCGCGTCAGGAGATTTTCAGTAATATGGATGAACATGTCGGCCATTACCGACGCTACGATAAGAAGTTGGTTCGCCAAATACTGGAAGATGCCGGCCTACAGGTCACGTATTGCCAGTATTACGACTTTGCGGGATATTTTATTTCCCTGCTTTATAAATGGCTTGGCAAAGACGGACGGATCACGAAAGAATCCATAATTTTTTATGACCGCGTTGTTTTTCCCGTCAGCCGCTTGCTCGACAAATTAACAATAGGCCAGGTTATTGGCAAAAATGTTATTGCTGAAGCCATCCGGCCTGTATAA
- the leuB gene encoding 3-isopropylmalate dehydrogenase, translating to MKKHIVVIAGDGIGQEVTAVGKQVLEAIANKYKHEFTFDTALIGHEAIEATGNPIPDETITKSKASDAILFGAVGHPKYDNDPSAKVRPEQGLLGIRKALGLYANLRPIKLFDELLSASSIKPEILKGADILFFRELTGDVYFGERGRKDEGNTAYDTMIYSRYEVARIVTKAFDAAMTRRKKLCSVDKANVLESSRLWREVVQEMAPRYPEVEVEHQFVDAAAMLLIKDPKRFDVVVTGNLFGDILTDEASQIAGSMGMLASASVGDTTGLYEPIHGSAHDITGKGVANPLASVLSVALMLDISFGMKTEAEAVVHAVDAVLKAGFRTRDIADSTTPADKLLGTKAMGDQILYYLAA from the coding sequence ATGAAGAAACATATTGTAGTCATTGCCGGTGATGGCATCGGTCAGGAAGTAACAGCAGTTGGCAAACAGGTTCTGGAAGCAATCGCCAATAAATACAAGCACGAATTCACCTTCGATACTGCCCTGATTGGCCACGAGGCTATTGAAGCTACAGGCAACCCAATCCCGGACGAAACCATTACTAAGTCTAAAGCGTCTGATGCTATTTTGTTCGGTGCCGTCGGGCATCCCAAATACGACAACGATCCATCGGCTAAAGTTCGGCCGGAGCAGGGCTTACTGGGCATTCGCAAAGCCTTGGGTTTGTATGCCAACCTGCGCCCAATAAAACTTTTTGATGAACTCTTGAGTGCCTCCAGCATTAAACCTGAAATTTTAAAAGGAGCGGATATTTTGTTCTTTCGTGAACTGACGGGTGATGTTTACTTTGGCGAACGAGGCCGAAAAGACGAGGGCAACACGGCTTACGACACCATGATTTATAGCCGATATGAAGTGGCGCGTATCGTAACGAAAGCGTTTGATGCCGCCATGACCCGGCGTAAGAAACTATGTTCGGTTGATAAGGCTAACGTACTGGAGTCATCGCGTTTATGGCGAGAAGTGGTTCAGGAAATGGCGCCCCGTTATCCGGAAGTAGAAGTGGAGCACCAGTTTGTTGATGCAGCCGCTATGTTGCTCATTAAAGACCCCAAGCGTTTTGACGTTGTGGTAACGGGCAATTTATTTGGTGATATCCTAACGGACGAAGCCAGTCAGATTGCAGGTTCAATGGGCATGTTGGCATCCGCTTCAGTGGGTGATACAACCGGCTTATATGAACCTATTCATGGTTCTGCGCACGATATTACGGGTAAAGGTGTCGCGAATCCATTAGCTTCTGTTCTGTCAGTAGCCTTAATGCTGGATATATCGTTTGGTATGAAAACAGAAGCTGAAGCCGTCGTTCACGCAGTTGATGCTGTACTTAAAGCAGGTTTCCGGACGCGAGATATAGCTGATTCGACCACGCCTGCCGATAAGTTACTGGGAACAAAGGCAATGGGTGATCAAATTTTATATTACTTAGCTGCTTAA
- a CDS encoding 2-isopropylmalate synthase, producing the protein MSQRVYIFDTTLRDGEQVPGCQLTTEEKIVVAKELERMGVDVIEAGFPISSPGDFRSVVEISKAVTEPTICALSRAVKGDIDAAGEALKWAKRGRIHTGIGSSDIHIRNKFSSTREKILEQAIAAVKHAKSYVEDVEFYAEDAGRADLAFLAQLTEAVIKAGATVVNIPDTTGYCLPDEYGKKIAYIYEHVSNVHQATISIHCHNDLGLATANTLAGVMNGARQVEVTMNGIGERAGNTSLEEVVMALKVKKELGLHTNIDATRLFPVSNLVSQMMRMPVQANKAIVGRNAFAHSSGIHQDGFLKHSENYEIMNPHDVGVPKSSIVLTARSGRHALKHRLELLGFRYDKPTLDGIYTRFLDMADIRKEVNDKDLMELVR; encoded by the coding sequence ATGAGCCAGCGAGTTTACATTTTTGATACTACTCTGCGCGATGGAGAACAAGTTCCGGGCTGCCAATTAACTACTGAAGAGAAAATTGTCGTAGCAAAAGAACTAGAGCGGATGGGCGTCGATGTTATCGAGGCAGGTTTCCCAATCTCCAGTCCAGGTGATTTCCGCTCTGTTGTGGAGATATCGAAAGCCGTAACTGAACCAACAATCTGTGCGCTTAGCCGTGCGGTAAAAGGTGATATTGATGCCGCAGGCGAAGCACTCAAGTGGGCAAAACGGGGTCGTATTCATACAGGCATTGGCTCATCGGATATTCATATCCGAAATAAGTTTTCTAGCACCCGTGAAAAAATACTGGAACAAGCTATCGCAGCGGTAAAACATGCGAAATCATACGTTGAAGATGTCGAGTTTTATGCTGAGGACGCCGGTCGTGCTGATTTAGCTTTTCTTGCCCAGCTAACAGAAGCTGTAATCAAAGCAGGTGCCACCGTAGTAAACATCCCAGATACAACTGGTTATTGCTTGCCCGATGAATACGGTAAGAAGATAGCCTACATCTATGAGCATGTATCAAACGTGCATCAGGCTACTATTTCTATTCACTGCCATAATGATCTTGGACTGGCTACAGCTAATACGCTGGCAGGCGTTATGAACGGTGCCCGTCAGGTAGAAGTAACTATGAATGGCATTGGTGAGCGTGCAGGTAACACCTCACTTGAAGAGGTTGTCATGGCGCTTAAGGTAAAGAAGGAACTGGGTCTGCACACTAACATTGATGCAACGCGTCTATTTCCGGTAAGCAACCTGGTGTCACAGATGATGCGTATGCCCGTACAGGCCAACAAAGCCATTGTTGGACGAAATGCGTTCGCCCACTCATCGGGTATTCATCAGGATGGCTTCCTGAAGCATTCAGAGAACTATGAAATCATGAATCCGCACGATGTGGGTGTACCGAAGTCCTCTATTGTATTAACAGCCCGTAGCGGCCGTCATGCGTTAAAACACAGACTCGAATTACTCGGTTTTCGCTACGATAAGCCAACGCTTGATGGCATATATACGCGCTTTCTTGATATGGCAGATATTCGCAAGGAAGTAAACGATAAGGATCTAATGGAACTCGTACGATAA
- a CDS encoding metallophosphoesterase family protein has product MKILHTADWHLGKRLQDFQRLQEQRDVLAEIIQVANSEDVDLVLVAGDLFDTFNPDPKAEDLLYSTLKELTDNGRRTVVAIAGNHDNPDRIEAQDHFGRECGIIFVGFPKTEVRSYELSCEAKLLCSAPGFIELKLPRHDAPVRIIMTPYANETRLRSYLGMISLDEEIRHHLGAHWMALADTYMNEQGVNLLMAHLFVMKRGGEQPEESDDERSILQVGGASVVYTDMIPPPIQYTALGHLHRFQQIAGGPCPVVYSSSPLAYSFAEADQQKYVVLVDAEPGQAVTVTPIPLVAGKRLLRPKFKRVDEAVDWLKENPNCYAEITLQTPTFLTSDERRQLQQAHESLVTIIPDVRDIEETVEEATPAIDLTQSMETLFTSYFKNKNKGQEPNERLQHLFREILATEPE; this is encoded by the coding sequence ATGAAAATATTACATACCGCAGACTGGCATTTGGGGAAGCGACTGCAGGATTTTCAGCGTCTTCAGGAGCAACGAGATGTTTTGGCGGAGATCATACAGGTAGCCAATTCCGAGGATGTAGATTTAGTTCTGGTAGCAGGTGACCTGTTTGATACATTTAATCCTGATCCCAAAGCGGAAGACTTACTATATAGTACGCTGAAAGAGTTGACAGACAACGGTCGGCGGACAGTAGTGGCCATTGCAGGAAATCATGACAACCCAGACCGGATTGAAGCACAGGACCATTTTGGGCGGGAGTGCGGTATTATTTTCGTAGGCTTTCCGAAAACAGAAGTACGTTCCTATGAATTGAGCTGTGAGGCAAAACTGTTGTGTTCGGCCCCAGGGTTCATTGAACTGAAACTTCCTCGTCATGATGCGCCTGTTCGTATCATTATGACGCCTTATGCCAATGAGACCCGGCTTCGGTCATACCTCGGCATGATTAGCCTCGACGAGGAAATCCGACACCATTTAGGCGCACATTGGATGGCTCTGGCAGATACGTACATGAATGAACAGGGCGTCAACTTGCTGATGGCGCATTTGTTTGTTATGAAACGTGGGGGAGAGCAGCCAGAGGAATCGGACGATGAGCGGAGTATTTTGCAGGTTGGGGGCGCATCCGTTGTTTATACCGACATGATTCCGCCCCCGATTCAATATACGGCACTCGGGCATTTACACCGGTTTCAGCAAATAGCTGGCGGGCCTTGTCCGGTCGTTTACAGTAGTAGCCCATTGGCCTATAGTTTTGCCGAAGCTGATCAGCAGAAATACGTTGTTCTGGTTGATGCTGAACCGGGTCAGGCGGTAACCGTGACGCCAATTCCGTTGGTAGCCGGAAAACGGCTGTTACGCCCTAAATTCAAACGAGTTGACGAAGCCGTTGACTGGTTGAAAGAGAACCCGAACTGCTATGCTGAAATAACGCTGCAAACACCTACGTTTCTGACGAGTGATGAACGTCGGCAACTGCAACAGGCGCATGAGTCGCTGGTGACAATTATTCCGGATGTACGAGATATCGAGGAGACGGTGGAAGAAGCAACTCCAGCCATCGACCTTACGCAAAGTATGGAAACGCTGTTCACAAGTTATTTTAAGAATAAGAACAAAGGGCAGGAGCCAAACGAGCGGCTTCAGCATTTGTTCCGAGAGATTTTAGCAACCGAACCTGAATGA